One genomic window of Salvia miltiorrhiza cultivar Shanhuang (shh) chromosome 4, IMPLAD_Smil_shh, whole genome shotgun sequence includes the following:
- the LOC131020181 gene encoding protein TAPETUM DETERMINANT 1-like isoform X2, whose amino-acid sequence MNRESLSPLLWRRRLSSFTAVFAVTSLLLITGIYTADQVLKELGSVLTEKKSSTSTTGHNKIISVTHRKLLNTAGKRKGHESEKGVEPNRIWSDKCSKSDIVISQGATEPLPNGIPTYTVEIINTCISGCDISAIHLSCGWFSSARLVNPHVFKRLRFDDCLLNDGKPLRNGRTLSFQYANTFRYALSVSSVSC is encoded by the exons ATGAACCGCGAATCATTATCACCATTATTATGGCGCCGAAGGCTTTCTTCATTTACGGCGGTGTTTGCGGTCACATCCTTGTTACTAATCACCGGAATCTATACTGCAG ATCAAGTATTGAAGGAGTTGGGATCAGTTTTAACCGAGAAGAAAAGCTCAACCTCAACCACCGGCCACAACAAGATTATCTCTGTGACTCATCGGAAACTGCTTAATACTG CAGGAAAGCGAAAAGGACATGAGAGTGAAAAGGGTGTGGAACCAAACAGAATATGGAGCGACAAATGCTCGAAATCAGACATAGTGATTAGCCAAGGCGCCACGGAGCCGCTGCCCAACGGGATCCCGACGTACACGGTGGAGATCATTAACACCTGCATCTCCGGCTGCGACATCTCCGCCATCCATCTCAGCTGCGGCTGGTTCAGCTCCGCCCGCCTCGTCAACCCCCACGTCTTCAAGCGCCTCCGCTTCGACGACTGCCTCCTCAACGACGGCAAGCCGCTCCGTAACGGCCGGACACTCTCTTTCCAGTATGCCAACACCTTCCGTTACGCCCTCTCCGTTTCCTCCGTTAGCTGCTGA
- the LOC131020181 gene encoding protein TAPETUM DETERMINANT 1-like isoform X1, which yields MNRESLSPLLWRRRLSSFTAVFAVTSLLLITGIYTADQVLKELGSVLTEKKSSTSTTGHNKIISVTHRKLLNTAAGKRKGHESEKGVEPNRIWSDKCSKSDIVISQGATEPLPNGIPTYTVEIINTCISGCDISAIHLSCGWFSSARLVNPHVFKRLRFDDCLLNDGKPLRNGRTLSFQYANTFRYALSVSSVSC from the exons ATGAACCGCGAATCATTATCACCATTATTATGGCGCCGAAGGCTTTCTTCATTTACGGCGGTGTTTGCGGTCACATCCTTGTTACTAATCACCGGAATCTATACTGCAG ATCAAGTATTGAAGGAGTTGGGATCAGTTTTAACCGAGAAGAAAAGCTCAACCTCAACCACCGGCCACAACAAGATTATCTCTGTGACTCATCGGAAACTGCTTAATACTG CAGCAGGAAAGCGAAAAGGACATGAGAGTGAAAAGGGTGTGGAACCAAACAGAATATGGAGCGACAAATGCTCGAAATCAGACATAGTGATTAGCCAAGGCGCCACGGAGCCGCTGCCCAACGGGATCCCGACGTACACGGTGGAGATCATTAACACCTGCATCTCCGGCTGCGACATCTCCGCCATCCATCTCAGCTGCGGCTGGTTCAGCTCCGCCCGCCTCGTCAACCCCCACGTCTTCAAGCGCCTCCGCTTCGACGACTGCCTCCTCAACGACGGCAAGCCGCTCCGTAACGGCCGGACACTCTCTTTCCAGTATGCCAACACCTTCCGTTACGCCCTCTCCGTTTCCTCCGTTAGCTGCTGA
- the LOC131020182 gene encoding bidirectional sugar transporter SWEET10-like, whose translation MSYLDFIFGLLGNLVSFMVFLAPVPTFIQIYKKKSTEGFQSVPYVVGLFSAMLWIYYALLKTDTTLLITINSVGCFVQTAYICFYLYYAPKRARLQTGMLILLLNILGMTLIVALTYFLANGSTRANIVGWICLVFSLCVFVAPLFIVRQVIRTKSVEYMPFLLSFFLTISAVMWFFYGLLRKDYNIAIPNVLGFSFGVIQMVLYVIYKGAKKAVAEKLPEIQVDGQKRDQIIDVVTLSALVCPEIVPALPHLVRGDNFDLKNDILITTST comes from the exons ATGAGTTACTTGGATTTTATCTTCGGCCTTCTGG gCAATCTCGTCTCCTTTATGGTTTTCCTTGCACCAGT ACCAACATTTATTCAGATATACAAGAAAAAATCAACGGAAGGATTCCAATCTGTACCATATGTAGTGGGGCTGTTCAGCGCGATGCTGTGGATATACTATGCTCTGCTCAAGACCGATACTACCCTTCTCATCACCATCAATTCCGTTGGCTGTTTCGTTCAGACAGCTTACATTTGTTTCTATCTCTATTATGCCCCCAAACGTGCTAGG CTGCAAACTGGGATGCTCATTCTTCTTCTAAACATCCTTGGCATGACCCTAATTGTTGCGCTCACTTATTTTCTCGCAAACGGCTCCACACGTGCCAACATTGTTGGGTGGATCTGCCTCGTTTTCTCCTTGTGTGTCTTCGTCGCCCCTTTATTTATCGTG AGACAAGTGATACGAACCAAGAGCGTGGAATACATGCCGtttcttctctcatttttcctCACCATAAGCGCTGTCATGTGGTTCTTCTACGGCTTACTGCGCAAGGACTACAACATTGCT ATTCCAAATGTGCTGGGATTCAGCTTCGGAGTGATTCAAATGGTGCTCTACGTGATATACAAGGGTGCGAAAAAGGCGGTAGCAGAGAAGCTTCCTGAGATACAAGTGGATGGCCAAAAGAGAGACCAAATCATCGACGTTGTCACTCTCAGTGCACTGGTTTGCCCTGAAATTGTTCCGGCTCTTCCCCACCTCGTCCGCGGAGACAATTTCGACCTCAAAAATGACATCCTCATCACTACTTCTACCTGA
- the LOC131020184 gene encoding pentatricopeptide repeat-containing protein At3g13160, mitochondrial-like: MEKASSACRRLRHLLLPKRKPDSVVAVATSNTQAKFQNVVEKFKKLSNSGGFRAQRAPFKAAVRRLSRAGHFSHVEDILQHQKKYESIKNEHFTARLIHLYGQAKMLDHALQLFDEMPKLNCPRTVFSFNTLLSACFPCRNFDKAIELFRELPAKLSIEPNAITYTSAMKAFCKTGSFDDAVSLLDEMAAKGVGPDAVTFSLLLGELYHSGRYLEGENAWNLMREKGVDPDVRCYNSRVQGMVSEKKMWEAVALVREMEQKGLRPNSYTYNVLIKGFVDEGNVEEVKNWYAALQESSSAAPDIFTYLRLVPFALDCIGVDLALELCKNSAGLKKKLPVAMVRRVSDELLKHSRVEDAKHLLHLYTLPHSQP, translated from the coding sequence ATGGAGAAAGCGTCTTCCGCCTGCCGCCGTCTCCGCCATCTCCTTCTACCTAAACGCAAGCCCGATTCCGTCGTCGCGGTTGCCACCTCCAACACCCAAGCCAAATTTCAAAATGTCGTCGAGAAATTCAAGAAATTGTCAAACTCTGGCGGATTCCGGGCGCAACGCGCGCCATTCAAGGCCGCCGTCCGCCGCCTATCGCGAGCCGGCCACTTCTCTCACGTCGAAGACATCCTTCAACACCAAAAGAAGTACGAAAGTATCAAAAACGAACACTTCACCGCCCGCCTTATCCACCTCTATGGCCAGGCCAAAATGCTCGACCACGCCCTCCAACTGTTCGACGAAATGCCCAAACTAAACTGCCCGCGCACCGTTTTCTCCTTCAACACCCTCCTCTCCGCCTGCTTCCCTTGCAGAAACTTCGACAAGGCGATCGAGCTGTTCCGAGAATTACCGGCGAAGCTGTCGATAGAGCCCAACGCGATCACCTACACTTCAGCGATGAAAGCGTTCTGCAAAACGGGATCCTTCGACGACGCCGTTTCCTTGCTGGATGAAATGGCCGCGAAAGGCGTCGGCCCCGACGCCGTAACGTTCAGCTTGCTGTTGGGTGAGCTCTACCACAGCGGTAGATATTTGGAGGGCGAGAATGCGTGGAATCTGATGAGAGAGAAGGGCGTGGATCCGGATGTGAGGTGTTATAACTCGAGGGTGCAGGGGATGGTGAGCGAGAAGAAAATGTGGGAAGCGGTTGCATTGGTGAGGGAGATGGAGCAGAAGGGGCTGCGGCCCAACAGCTACACTTACAATGTGTTGATCAAAGGGTTCGTGGATGAAGGCAATGTTGAGGAGGTGAAGAATTGGTATGCGGCGCTGCAGGAGAGCAGCAGTGCTGCTCCCGACATCTTCACGTACCTCCGACTTGTTCCCTTTGCGTTGGATTGCATCGGCGTTGATTTGGCATTGGAGTTGTGCAAGAATTCTGCCggtctgaagaagaaacttCCTGTGGCGATGGTGAGGAGAGTGAGTGATGAGCTGCTTAAGCACTCCAGAGTTGAGGACGCCAAACACCTGCTCCACTTGTATACTTTGCCACATTCTCAACCCTGA